One Paenibacillus sp. FSL W8-0186 genomic window carries:
- the hisD gene encoding histidinol dehydrogenase, which yields MQNSSIIFEVPEQNELLTERFKTHKTLFNRDVLYGVLSIFDEVANKGDEGIRSMTTKYDEVDLDELVLSNDYVEGCISSLSPSLRSAVEQAIRNVRDANLAMLPQTWEKQIRPGTVIGENVVPLDSVGIWIPARKGPLISTAIMLVVAAKTAGVKKIVVGMPPLKNGLGDQGTVAAAKLAGADQFVIGNGVSIISGFAQGTNSIPEVDGIYGPGPGGIAAAMSVAMTYGKKSVLGIGPTECVIFADETADPLKIAYDLINEGEHGPDSSSILVTTSINLACKVETLLWKCIGEVEEKRRQYLNNVFGSNGKGAIVVASEIDEAFDFINWFAPEHLMIVCDKETENRALTSINNAGEILIGEYTPFSAANYGIGITAVLPTNHFARAFSGVTSKDMVKYSTIGRLSKDALQEIYPIIKEMGNYEQLPCHVKAADIRLLE from the coding sequence ATGCAAAATTCAAGCATTATATTCGAGGTCCCAGAACAGAATGAACTACTTACAGAGCGTTTCAAAACACATAAAACGCTATTCAACAGAGATGTACTTTATGGAGTATTATCAATTTTCGATGAGGTGGCCAATAAGGGCGATGAAGGAATCAGAAGTATGACAACGAAGTATGATGAAGTTGATTTGGATGAGCTGGTTCTTTCAAATGATTATGTTGAAGGATGCATATCTTCGCTGTCGCCGTCATTACGCTCAGCTGTAGAACAAGCAATTAGAAATGTGCGAGATGCTAATTTAGCTATGTTACCGCAAACGTGGGAAAAGCAAATTAGACCTGGAACAGTAATCGGTGAAAATGTGGTTCCCTTAGATTCGGTAGGTATATGGATACCAGCAAGGAAAGGACCATTAATTTCTACTGCAATAATGCTGGTTGTAGCGGCAAAAACAGCAGGTGTTAAGAAAATCGTTGTGGGTATGCCCCCATTAAAAAATGGACTTGGAGACCAAGGAACGGTAGCGGCGGCAAAGCTTGCGGGAGCGGATCAATTTGTGATCGGCAACGGAGTATCAATAATTTCTGGGTTTGCACAAGGTACAAATTCCATTCCAGAAGTTGATGGGATTTATGGACCAGGACCAGGTGGAATTGCGGCGGCAATGAGTGTAGCAATGACATATGGTAAAAAGAGTGTATTAGGCATCGGTCCAACCGAATGTGTAATATTTGCAGACGAAACTGCCGATCCGCTAAAAATAGCTTATGATTTAATCAATGAAGGGGAGCATGGTCCCGATTCTTCTTCTATTCTGGTCACAACTTCTATAAACCTTGCCTGTAAAGTAGAAACTCTCCTTTGGAAATGTATTGGCGAGGTCGAAGAAAAACGGAGACAATACTTAAATAATGTCTTTGGTTCTAACGGTAAGGGAGCAATCGTTGTTGCATCAGAAATTGACGAAGCTTTTGATTTTATTAATTGGTTTGCACCAGAACATTTGATGATTGTTTGTGATAAAGAAACTGAGAATCGTGCTTTGACCAGTATAAACAACGCAGGTGAAATTCTTATCGGCGAATACACACCTTTTTCGGCGGCTAACTACGGGATAGGAATTACAGCAGTATTGCCGACTAACCATTTTGCAAGAGCCTTTTCTGGTGTAACATCTAAGGATATGGTGAAGTATTCAACAATCGGAAGACTGAGTAAGGATGCTTTACAAGAAATATATCCGATAATTAAAGAGATGGGGAATTACGAACAATTACCTTGTCACGTAAAAGCGGCTGATATAAGATTGCTTGAATAG